Proteins found in one Neodiprion lecontei isolate iyNeoLeco1 chromosome 6, iyNeoLeco1.1, whole genome shotgun sequence genomic segment:
- the LOC107225415 gene encoding RNA cytidine acetyltransferase, with product MVRKKIDNRIRILIENGVKFGHRTMFVVVGDKARDQVVILHHMLSKSVIKARPSVLWCYKKELGFSSHRKKRMKSLQQKIKSGKLNVNEDDPFELFVVSTDIRYCYYSETHKILGNTFGMCVLQDFEALTPNLLARTIETVEGGGIIVLLLQSLNSLKQLYTMTMDVHQRFRTEAHQDVVCRFNERFLLSLASCNRCLVVDDQLRVLPISSQNLKIETVETTRESEEQSELDILKDSLRDTQPVSALVNCCKTVDQAKALLTFIETISEKTLRSTVSLTAARGRGKSATMGLAVAAAVAFGYSNIYVSSPSPENLNTFFDFVFKGFDALAYQEHLDYGLVQSTNPEFNKATVRVNIFRDHRQTIQYIYPTDVQKLSQAELLVIDEAAAIPLPYVKAMLGPYLVFLASTINGYEGTGRSLSLKLLQQLRSQTSGSNKHDKSFQSSKDTQTVGRQLHELTLEESIRYKSGDSVEQWLTELLCLDAMTQAPILSGCPPPDTCQLYYINRDTLFCYHKASEMFLQRLVALYVASHYKNSPNDLQMMSDAPAHHLFCLLGPVDPNKKALPEILVVIQLCLEGQVSKSTVADGLGRGRRAAGDLIPWTIAQQYQDQDFPTLAGARIVRIATHPDYQAMGYGTRALQLLKQYYEMKIPNIDEKVEEPITEISHVQDDEVSLLKETVEPRNSLPPLLLKLSERRPEPLDYIGVSFGLTEPLLKFWKRANFVPVYLRQTTNDLTGEHSCILLCKLGSDQEETSNWIEAYSKDFRRRFITLLSFSFSSFSPSLALSVLINKAIPVSQITLEKDTLDMYFTTYDVKRLEMYSNNMADYHLVMDLLPSLARLYFLHLMGDVHFSPVQSAILLGLGLQHKTVDKLVEELGLPSSQLLGLFNRVIRRSVQYLNSVVENFIENKMMNKITTNTGVNMNPMGGKSMHDELEDAAKELKVKQKAELDRLKRENLSQYAIKGSETDWESALSGKSSRASLISVKTADKRIVDDDSKDFAKSGQKKKKKRFSK from the exons ATGGTGCGAAAAAAGATAGATAACAGGATTCGCATCTTAATCGAGAATGGAGTCAAGTTCGGTCACAGAACAATGTTCGTTGTTGTCGGTGATAAAGCGCGTGATCAG GTGGTCATACTACATCATATGCTGTCAAAGTCGGTGATCAAAGCACGACCCTCTGTGCTGTGGTGCTATAAAAAAGAACTGGGTTTCAGCAGCCACCGTAAGAAGCGTATGAAGTCATTACAACAAAAGATAAAATCTGGGAAGCTGAACGTCAATGAGGATGATccttttgaattatttgtcgTTTCAACTGACATTCGCTACTGCTACTATTCCGAAACACATAAGATTTTGGGCAACACATTTGGCATGTGTGTTCTCCAG GACTTTGAAGCACTAACTCCAAATCTGTTGGCTCGTACGATTGAAACTGTGGAGGGAGGTGGAATAATTGTTTTACTTCTACAATCTCTGAACTCTTTGAAACAGTTATATACAATGACTATGGATGTTCATCAACGTTTTCGCACCGAGGCTCATcag GATGTGGTGTGCAGGTTTAACGAGAGATTTCTACTTTCTCTTGCATCTTGCAACCGTTGTCTTGTTGTAGATGATCAGCTGAGGGTGCTTCCGATATCCtcgcaaaatttgaaaattgaaacagtagAAACCACCAGAGAATCTGAAGAGCAAAGTGAACTAGACATATTGAAAGATAGCCTTCGTGACACTCAGCCTGTCTCTGCACTTGTTAATTGCTGTAAGACTGTTGACCAG gCTAAGGCTTTGCTCACATTTATTGAAACAATATCTGAAAAAACACTTCGATCTACTGTTTCTCTAACCGCTGCCAGAGGACGTGGAAAATCCGCAACAATGGGTCTTGCTGTTGCTGCAGCTGTAGCATTTGGCTACTCTAACATATATGTTTCTAGTCCGAGCCCAGAGAATTTGAATACATtctttgattttgtttttaaag GATTTGATGCTTTGGCATATCAGGAACATTTAGATTATGGACTTGTACAGTCAACTAATCCAGAATTCAATAAAGCAACTGTTCGGGTAAACATTTTCAGAGACCATCGACAAACCATTCAG TATATTTATCCAACCGATGTACAGAAACTAAGTCAAGCAGAGTTGCTTGTAATTGATGAAGCAGCAGCGATACCGTTGCCTTATGTCAAGGCCATGCTAGGTCCTTACTTGGTATTTCTTGCTTCCACAATAAATGG GTACGAAGGTACTGGACGATCTTTATCCTTGAAACTGTTGCAACAATTGAGAAGCCAAACGTCGGGATCAAATAAACATGACAAGAGTTTCCAGTCTAGTAAAGATACTCAGACAGTTGGAAGGCAGTTGCATGAACTTACACTTGAAGAATCTATCAGATACAAGTCTGGTGATTCTGTTGAGCAGTGGCTCACTGAACTACTTTGTCTTGATGCAATGACGCAAGCTCCTATTCTTTCTGGTTGTCCACCTCCTGATACTTGTCAATTGTATTACATCAACAG GGACACTTTATTTTGCTACCACAAAGcttcggaaatgtttttgcaAAGGTTGGTTGCATTGTACGTCGCTTCACATTATAAA AATAGCCCAAATGACCTCCAAATGATGTCGGATGCTCCGGCACACCATTTGTTCTGCTTGTTGGGACCTGTTGACCCAAACAAAAAAGCATTGCCTGAAATATTAGTAGTAATTCAG TTATGCTTAGAAGGTCAAGTCAGCAAATCTACGGTTGCAGATGGTCTTGGAAGAGGACGGAGAGCTGCTGGTGATCTTATTCCGTGGACTATTGCTCAGCAGTATCAAGATCAGGACTTTCCTACACTTGCAGGAGCGCGAATTGTCAGAATTGCAACACACCCTGATTATCAGGCG ATGGGATATGGCACCCGAGCATTGCAACTTTTGAAACAAtattatgaaatgaaaataccgAACATTGATGAAAAGGTCGAAGAACCAATTACAGAAATCTCACACGTCCAGGATGATGAAGTATCTTTACTCAAAGAAACTGTTG AACCTCGCAACTCGTTACCACCTTTGCTGCTGAAATTGAGCGAGAGACGCCCTGAGCCTCTGGATTACATCGGCGTATCATTTGGCCTCACTGAACCACTTCTTAAATTCTGGAAGAGAGCCAATTTTGTTCCCGTTTACTTACG GCAAACAACAAACGACTTGACTGGAGAGCATTCTTGTATTTTGTTGTGCAAACTGGGAAGTGATCAGGAAGAAACCAGTAATTGGATAGAGGCATATTCTAAGGATTTCCGTCGTCGATTTATAACACTTCTCTCATTCTCGTTCAGCTCATTCTCCCCATCTCTTGCACTTAGTGTTCTCATAAATAAGGCTATTCCAGTTTCTCAAATTA CCCTAGAAAAAGATACATTGGACATGTATTTCACAACATACGACGTGAAGCGCCTAGAAATGTACAGTAATAATATGGCTGATTATCATCTAGTCATGGATTTGTTACCATCTCTAGCCAGACTCTATTTTCTCCACTTGATGGGTGACGTTCATTTCTCACCAGTTCAGTCT GCAATTCTACTTGGATTAGGCTTGCAGCATAAAACCGTTGACAAATTGGTAGAAGAGCTGGGCCTTCCTTCGTCTCAGCTATTGGGTTTGTTCAATCGTGTCATTCGGAGATCGGTGCAGTACTTGAACAGTGTGGTGGAAaactttattgaaaataaaatgatgaataaaataacaacTAATACTGGAGTAAATATGAACCCTATGGGTGGAAAAAGTATGCACGATGAACTGGAGGATGCAGCTAAG gaACTGAAAGTTAAACAAAAAGCTGAACTAGACAGGTTGAAAAGAGAGAACCTAAGTCAGTATGCTATAAAAGGTTCAGAAACGGATTGGGAAAGTGCTCTTTCTGGGAAAAGTAGTCGTGCAAGTCTCATTTCTGTTAAAACTGCAGACAAAAGAATAGTTGACGATGATTCCAAGGATTTTGCAAAAAGCGggcagaagaaaaagaagaaacgctTCTCTAAGTAA
- the LOC107225392 gene encoding ionotropic receptor 75a isoform X2 gives MVGLMEQVNFYHHSTVSKLKLTYIPIPSDALDMRRLLTVNYYTLGIILNLDCRYSDSVLSEFSRQQLPYNQSYHWLLVTKLDTPPITTLHDLPLTIDTEMSVAVKSGLDYILYDVYNPSYRHGGILNVTYMGKWNQYSGLDIKLTQYKYQRRANLEGLCINVSLVLLHEPTPDFTTYMTNPINRHLDTMHRYNYALIRNLQDYYNFTIHLKLTDSWGYLINGSYNGMVGDLIAGIADIGGSPIMFKNERLKVSEFTVQTYMAKGCFIFRHPKKRTVHNGFLKPFKKEVWYFTIIMAVLSWILLWLTARVEIHFRDHPPLNTLYSHTGSETALITLAAACQQGLSDGPQLYSGRLVFLSLFLWTLLLYQYYSASIVGSLLAEPPRYIKTLQDLLDSDMPVGLEDIAYTRNHFATTTDPIALELYRRKVAPGKGRKYAAYFNVTDGLRRVQKGNFAYHTDVDSAYKFITDEFTEDEICDLVEITLFPAPHLGTVTSKHSPFKKMVTYGLRQIIEHGIGERIKHVWRYRQPLCPASYKLKPVQIPVGEFIPALFLLLFGAIGAATVFFIEYFVKQGIPCSWIIGQFMRKSQ, from the exons ATGGTAGGACTAATGG AGcaggtaaatttttatcaccacTCCACGGTATCTAAGCTGAAACTTACGTACATTCCCATACCATCCGATGCTTTGGACATGAGAAGATTGTTAACTGTTAATTATTACACTCTTGGTATAATCCTCAACTTGGACTGCCGATACAGCGACTCTGTTCTGTCAGAA ttttcaagGCAGCAACTTCCATATAATCAAAGTTATCACTGGTTATTGGTAACCAAACTAGATACACCTCCTATCACAACGCTCCATGACCTGCCACTGACCATAGATACGGAAATGTCAGTAGCTGTAAAAAGTGGATTGGATTACATCTTGTATGATGTCTACAACCCAAGTTACAGACACGGCGGAATATTAAATGTAACATACATGGGAAAATGGAATCAGTACAGTGGTCTGGACATTAAACTTACTCAGTACAAGTATCAACGGCGTGCGAACTTGGAGGGTCTCTGTATTAATGTGTCACTTGTT CTTCTACATGAGCCAACTCCAGATTTCACAACTTACATGACAAATCCAATTAATCGACACCTCGACACAATGCATCGCTACAACTACGCACTGATCCGAAATTTACAAGATTATTACAATTTCAC AATTCATTTGAAACTAACGGATAGCTGGGGCTACTTGATAAACGGATCGTATAATGGTATGGTAGGAGATCTGATTGCCGGAATTGCTGACATTGGAGGAAGTCCGATAATGTTCAAAAATGAACGTCTCAAAGTGTCGGAGTTTACAGTACAAACATACATGGCAAA AGGCTGTTTCATATTTCGCCATCCAAAAAAGCGTACAGTTCACAATGGATTTTTAAAGCCATTTAAGAAGGAGGTCTGGTATTTCACTATTATCATGGCTGTACTAAGTTGGATTCTACTCTGGCTCACAGCAAGAGTTGAAATCCATTTTCGAGATCACCCACCGCTTAACACTCTATACTCGCATACAGGATCTGAAACAGCTTTGATTACATTGGCTGCTGCATGCCAACagg GTTTATCGGACGGTCCTCAGCTTTACTCTGGGCGTTTGGTATTCCTCTCACTATTTTTGTGGACTCTCTTACTCTACCAGTATTATTCAGCAAGTATTGTTGGTTCTTTATTGGCAGAACCGCCACGATACATTAAAACACTGCAAGATCTATTGGATAGTGATATGCCTGTAGGGCTTGAAGACATCGCCTACACTCGCAACCATTTTGCG ACTACAACAGATCCGATTGCCCTGGAACTTTATAGGCGCAAAGTTGCACCTGGAAAAGGTCGAAAATATGCCGCCTACTTCAATGTAACCGACGGGCTCCGTAGAGTGCAAAAGGGCAATTTTGCTTATCACACGGATGTTGATTCtgcgtataaatttataacg gATGAATTTACTGAAGATGAAATTTGTGATCTAGTTGAAATTACATTATTTCCTGCTCCGCATCTTGGCACTGTTACTAGTAAACATTCCCCGTTCAAAAAAATGGTCACCTATGG ACTGCGTCAAATTATTGAACATGGAATAGGAGAGAGGATAAAACATGTATGGCGGTACAGACAGCCACTCTGTCCTGCAAGCTACAAGTTGAAACCTGTTCAAATTCCAGTTGGAGAATTTATACCGGCATTGTTTTTACTGTTATTCGGAGCTATCGGGGCAGCTACAGTATTCTTTATAGAATACTTTGTTAAACAGGGTATTCCATGTAGTTGGATTATTGGACAATTTATGCGAAAATCACAATGA
- the LOC107225392 gene encoding ionotropic receptor 75a isoform X1 gives MSSLYLFFFIAILVRVHANNYEIQKLTIDFFERKFIRQVTVFACWDTHEQVNFYHHSTVSKLKLTYIPIPSDALDMRRLLTVNYYTLGIILNLDCRYSDSVLSEFSRQQLPYNQSYHWLLVTKLDTPPITTLHDLPLTIDTEMSVAVKSGLDYILYDVYNPSYRHGGILNVTYMGKWNQYSGLDIKLTQYKYQRRANLEGLCINVSLVLLHEPTPDFTTYMTNPINRHLDTMHRYNYALIRNLQDYYNFTIHLKLTDSWGYLINGSYNGMVGDLIAGIADIGGSPIMFKNERLKVSEFTVQTYMAKGCFIFRHPKKRTVHNGFLKPFKKEVWYFTIIMAVLSWILLWLTARVEIHFRDHPPLNTLYSHTGSETALITLAAACQQGLSDGPQLYSGRLVFLSLFLWTLLLYQYYSASIVGSLLAEPPRYIKTLQDLLDSDMPVGLEDIAYTRNHFATTTDPIALELYRRKVAPGKGRKYAAYFNVTDGLRRVQKGNFAYHTDVDSAYKFITDEFTEDEICDLVEITLFPAPHLGTVTSKHSPFKKMVTYGLRQIIEHGIGERIKHVWRYRQPLCPASYKLKPVQIPVGEFIPALFLLLFGAIGAATVFFIEYFVKQGIPCSWIIGQFMRKSQ, from the exons ATGAGCTCtttatatctattttttttcattgctaTCTTGGTTCGTGTACACGCCAACaattatgaaattcaaaagctcACAATTGActttttcgaaagaaaattcataCGTCAGGTCACAGTTTTCGCTTGTTGGGATACCCATG AGcaggtaaatttttatcaccacTCCACGGTATCTAAGCTGAAACTTACGTACATTCCCATACCATCCGATGCTTTGGACATGAGAAGATTGTTAACTGTTAATTATTACACTCTTGGTATAATCCTCAACTTGGACTGCCGATACAGCGACTCTGTTCTGTCAGAA ttttcaagGCAGCAACTTCCATATAATCAAAGTTATCACTGGTTATTGGTAACCAAACTAGATACACCTCCTATCACAACGCTCCATGACCTGCCACTGACCATAGATACGGAAATGTCAGTAGCTGTAAAAAGTGGATTGGATTACATCTTGTATGATGTCTACAACCCAAGTTACAGACACGGCGGAATATTAAATGTAACATACATGGGAAAATGGAATCAGTACAGTGGTCTGGACATTAAACTTACTCAGTACAAGTATCAACGGCGTGCGAACTTGGAGGGTCTCTGTATTAATGTGTCACTTGTT CTTCTACATGAGCCAACTCCAGATTTCACAACTTACATGACAAATCCAATTAATCGACACCTCGACACAATGCATCGCTACAACTACGCACTGATCCGAAATTTACAAGATTATTACAATTTCAC AATTCATTTGAAACTAACGGATAGCTGGGGCTACTTGATAAACGGATCGTATAATGGTATGGTAGGAGATCTGATTGCCGGAATTGCTGACATTGGAGGAAGTCCGATAATGTTCAAAAATGAACGTCTCAAAGTGTCGGAGTTTACAGTACAAACATACATGGCAAA AGGCTGTTTCATATTTCGCCATCCAAAAAAGCGTACAGTTCACAATGGATTTTTAAAGCCATTTAAGAAGGAGGTCTGGTATTTCACTATTATCATGGCTGTACTAAGTTGGATTCTACTCTGGCTCACAGCAAGAGTTGAAATCCATTTTCGAGATCACCCACCGCTTAACACTCTATACTCGCATACAGGATCTGAAACAGCTTTGATTACATTGGCTGCTGCATGCCAACagg GTTTATCGGACGGTCCTCAGCTTTACTCTGGGCGTTTGGTATTCCTCTCACTATTTTTGTGGACTCTCTTACTCTACCAGTATTATTCAGCAAGTATTGTTGGTTCTTTATTGGCAGAACCGCCACGATACATTAAAACACTGCAAGATCTATTGGATAGTGATATGCCTGTAGGGCTTGAAGACATCGCCTACACTCGCAACCATTTTGCG ACTACAACAGATCCGATTGCCCTGGAACTTTATAGGCGCAAAGTTGCACCTGGAAAAGGTCGAAAATATGCCGCCTACTTCAATGTAACCGACGGGCTCCGTAGAGTGCAAAAGGGCAATTTTGCTTATCACACGGATGTTGATTCtgcgtataaatttataacg gATGAATTTACTGAAGATGAAATTTGTGATCTAGTTGAAATTACATTATTTCCTGCTCCGCATCTTGGCACTGTTACTAGTAAACATTCCCCGTTCAAAAAAATGGTCACCTATGG ACTGCGTCAAATTATTGAACATGGAATAGGAGAGAGGATAAAACATGTATGGCGGTACAGACAGCCACTCTGTCCTGCAAGCTACAAGTTGAAACCTGTTCAAATTCCAGTTGGAGAATTTATACCGGCATTGTTTTTACTGTTATTCGGAGCTATCGGGGCAGCTACAGTATTCTTTATAGAATACTTTGTTAAACAGGGTATTCCATGTAGTTGGATTATTGGACAATTTATGCGAAAATCACAATGA
- the LOC107225417 gene encoding FGFR1 oncogene partner 2 homolog: protein MSITFQQIMLDAEKLVGRISDQENNTDNLISDIQSVCSQIDSMKQYQEEVEILNSEAHHRPHLQLIAGIQQENKYLREIQAENKELKNALEDHQNALELIMSKYREQTSSLIRRCKVDFTSFHNSKYTQLITSQAEKINEMAAVMKTAAAIDEENDIRGKEVYSRLKEENTVLREILDIANKYGSLDKDPTMDDKTVQTEPA from the exons ATGTCGATAACTTTTCAACAAATTATGTTGGATGCTGAAAAGCTAGTGGGACGTATTTCGGATCAAGAAAATAATACGGATAATTTAATATCAGATATACAATCAGTATGCAGCCAAATCGACAGTATGAAACAA TATCAAGAGGAAGTTGAAATCCTTAACTCGGAAGCACACCATAGACCTCACTTACAATTGATTGCTGGAATTCAACAAGAGAATAAGTATCTGCGTGAAATTCAAGCAGAGaataaagaattaaaaaatgcttTAGAGGATCATCAGAATGCTCTTGAATTAATAATGTCAAAATACAGAGAACAGACATCGTCTTTGATTCGCCGTTGCAAGGTGGATTTTACATCTTTCCACAATTCAAAGTATACTCAG TTAATCACCAGCCAAGCGGAAAAGATCAACGAGATGGCGGCAGTGATGAAAACTGCAGCTGCGATCGATGAAGAGAATGATATAAGAGGGAAGGAAGTTTATTCTCGGCTTAAGGAAGAGAATACTGTTTTGCGAGAAATACTCGATATAGCTAATAAGTATGGTTCTCTGGATAAAGATCCAACGATGGACGATAAAACTGTTCAGACAGAGCCAGCATAA
- the LOC107225416 gene encoding nuclear fragile X mental retardation-interacting protein 1 — MSPLNRGPMLGPRMPPVGMRPMPPPRFGGRLPPPGMPLRMPPHPMFGPMRQRMPLPGPGMPMFGPRIRGMPPMMMGPMMGPRGMGPCGPPPMRPTSRGMLPSQGLPHMRARLPLCGINMKGKGMNNSKKVSKLEELELKKPWMTDEIRSEIQKKNKLYAKAKKNKDAMEWEEFKDLRNKVTRMIRDAKTEYLAKNPEQATLYSADTSAYDERDENYQSSEEEHEYYCEVCDREFPSEESLARHMGEHRVCGIDDCVFSAHPKLVEKHISMQHTTGLYHRMKNLSTPEDIQNWIAERKRRYPTKANIKHLAAEALEKQKRYEVIREKKSITEINRIHKNETKKVTRRKTRRRPRALPVPAKAMESQLYRGLQMFPGTLNLRQSTSDEEYSLIEDSDNEVDIRSTGHISGGDEVDLTMNLEANKNFSLSLVADYGTDSDEDDGPEEVPFKKIKVDTNIPVSVPALTNPDDCNINDKSTTRNNDSRHRLEHFEKTKQNNNKYKNERNNQRFHQNKNHTAQGTLNTNKNRLLNKLLSRSIQHERNLICQCIKYIVDNNYFE, encoded by the exons ATGAGCCCATTAAATAGGGGGCCAATGCTCGGCCCTCGAATGCCTCCGGTCGGGATGCGTCCCATGCCTCCTCCACGGTTCGGTGGCCGTCTACCGCCTCCTGGTATGCCGCTCAGAATGCCGCCGCATCCGATGTTCGGCCCCATGAGGCAACGTATGCCATTACCTGGTCCCGGCATGCCAATGTTTGGCCCCAGGATACGCGGCATGCCACCGATGATGATGGGGCCAATGATGGGTCCCAGGGGAATGGGACCCTGTGGTCCACCTCCCATGAGACCCACTTCTCGAGGCATGCTGCCATCCCAAGGTTTGCCGCACATGCGTGCCCGTCTGCCGCTGTGCGGAATTAACATGAAGGGTAAAGgaatgaataattcgaaaaaagtCAGCAAACTTGAG GAATTAGAATTAAAGAAGCCATGGATGACTGATGAGATTCGTAGCgaaatacaaaagaaaaacaagctaTACGCCAAAgctaaaaaaaacaaagacgCAATGGAATGGGAAGAGTTTAAAGATTTGCGGAATAAAGTTACCAGAATGATTCGTGACGCTAAAACGGAATATTTGGCCAAGAATCCGGAACAG gCAACCCTCTACTCAGCTGACACATCTGCTTATGATgaaagagatgaaaattatCAGAGCTCGGAAGAAGAACACGAGTATTACTGTGAGGTATGTGACAGGGAGTTCCCATCAGAGGAATCCCTTGCTCGGCACATGGGGGAACATCGAGTTTGTGGAATAGACGATTGTGTCTTTTCAGCGCATCCAAAGCTCGTTGAAAAACACATCAGCATGCAACACACTACAGGCCTTTATCATAGAATGAAGAATCTATCTACGCCAGAAGATATCCAAAACTGGATAGCAGAACGCAAACG GCGATACCCAACAAAAGCAAACATAAAACATCTAGCAGCTGAAGCGTTGGAGAAACAAAAGCGGTATGAAGTAATTAGAGAGAAGAAATCAATAACAGAAATCAATAGAATTcataagaatgaaacaaaGAAAGTTACAAGACGCAAAACTCGTAGACGACCACGTGCCTTACCTGTACCTGCAAAGGCTATGGAATCGCAGCTTTATAGAGGCTTGCAAATGTTTCCAGGCACTT TAAACTTACGGCAATCGACGAGTGATGAAGAGTATTCTCTGATTGAGGATTCAGACAACGAAGTGGACATAAGAAGTACAGGGCACATTTCTGGTGGTGATGAAGTGGATCTAACCATGAACCTCGaggcaaataaaaatttttcgttgagTCTGGTAGCAGATTATGGCACAGATTCTGACGAAG ATGATGGACCTGAGGAAGTtccttttaaaaaaataaaagttgataCTAACATTCCTGTAAGCGTTCCGGCCTTAACAAACCCAGATGACTGTAACATTAATGATAAATCTACAACGAGAAATAATGACAGCAGACATAGGTTAGAACATTTTGAAAAGACAAAgcaaaacaataacaaatataaaaatgaacgtAACAATCAAAGGTTTcatcaaaacaaaaatcacaCTGCACAAGGGACATTGAACACAAACAAAAATCGATTACTCAACAAGCTTTTGTCCCGATCAATACAGCATGAAAGAAACTTGATTTGCCAATGTATAAAGTACAttgttgataataattattttgaatag